GCTATTGACATTTTGACAATAATAACGTATACTACGCCCCGTTGTTGCTTCCGTAGTCAAGTCGTTACGTGTGTAGCACTTGTTCCTGCCACCAACAGTGGAAATGCGCGGCGCTTTCCCATGGCGGAAGAGCACACAACTCCGCAATATCTGGCCCATGGTGATGCTTTACAGGGGAGCAGTGCCCTCTGGAAGGAGAAAAGAAGATGACATTAAGACTTGCCACCGGTTTGTGGGTGTTTTCGAACACGGCGGACCGGTTCTGCGCCGAAGGATACCGGGACATGCCCCGGACAGCCGATGTGCTGGCCACCATCGCCAAGCTGAAAGGCATCAAGGGGGTGGAAATCCGCCAGACCGACATCACCAACGAGATGCCGGTGAAGGAGATGAAGCGCGTGCTCAAAGAGCTCGGGCTGGTCTGCTCCTGTGTGGCGGCCAACCTGTGCCATTCACGCCGGTTTTCCCTGGCGGGTTTCGGGCACCAGCACCAGAAAACCCGGAACGCTGCGATTGACGAGGGCCGCAAAGCGGTGGACATCGCCCGAAACCTGGGCACCACCGAGGTGCTGCTCCGGCTGTACACGGACGGGTTCGACTATCCCTTCCATGTGGACTACACGGCCCACTGGAACACGGTGATCTCCTCGATCAAGACCATCGCCAAATACGCGTCCCCGGACGTGAATGTGGCCATCGCCTACAAGCCGCGCGACCCGCGCAAACACCTGACCGTCTCCTCCGTGGGCAAGGCGCTCTCGATGTGCCAGGAAATTGCGATGAAGAACGTGGGCGTCGGCCTGAATTTTTCCCATGCCATGATGGCGGGCGAGAACCCGGCCGAGTCCATCGCGTTCCTCTCGCGGGCCAGCAAGCTGTTCCAGGTCTATTTCAGCGACGGTTACCCGCTTTGGGACGACAGCATGATGCCGGGCAGCGTACACCTGTGGGAGACCATGGAGGCGCTGTTCTACCTGAAGGCCACCAAGTTCAAGGGTTTTGTCACGCTGGACATCCTGCCCCAGCGGATCGAGCCGACCCATGCGCTCCAGATTGCCATGGGCAATCTGGCCATTCTTTGGAAAAAGCTCGAGAAGCTGGACATGGCCGAACTGCGCAAGGCGCAGAAGACGCTTGACGCCACGGAAAGCCAGCGCATCATCCGCCGGGTGATGCTGCAGGGCTGACCGCATCCGATGACACCACCTCCGCGCCGGGGCATGCGGGCCTGCAAACGCCGCATGTCCCGGCGCGTTTCCATTGCGGAGGGACGCATCCCTGCTTAGCGGCAACCTCACCGGCCTCAAACCCTCCCAGTTGCGGTACCTGGAGCGCCTCGCGCGGCGCGCGGTGCCGCCGGGACTGCTGGTCACCCCGGAACTGGCCCGCGCGCTGACGGAGTTCTCCCTGGAGACGGGGCGGCAGTGCGGGGTTCTGCTGGACCGCCGGGGACGGGTCTCCGCCGTCATCGTGGGCGACGCGCACACCCTCACCCTGCCCGACGTGCAACGGCGCGGCCATGACCGTCTCTGCGGCCTGCGCCTTGTCCACACCCATCTGAAGGGCGAAGCCCTGAGCGACGAGGACCTCACCGACCTGGCCCTGCTGCGCCTGGACCTGGTAGCCGCCGTGGCGGTGTTGGACGAAGGACTGCCCGGCGCCCTTTCCGCCGCCCATCTTCTGCCGGACAACGCCCGTGAGGCGCCCTGGGAATTGCTTCCACCCTGCCCGGCCCATGAATTGAAAGAGGACTTTCTGGAATTTATCGGGGCCTTGGAGGAGGAGTTCAACCGCCGCCGCCCGGGCGCGCTGCCTGCGGGCGTGGAGAGCCGGGCGGTGCTGCTGCATGTGTCCCACGGCAGCGGCGGACTCGATGCAGGAACTGCGGGAACTCGCCCGGAGCGCCGCCCTGGAGCCGGTCCACGCCATCATCCAGCGCCGCGCGCCGGACCCGAGGCACGTGCTGGGACGGGGCAAACTGCGGACGGCGGTCATCACGGCGATGCAGAAGGGGGCGGAGATGCTGGTCTTCGACATGAACCTCTCCCCCGCGCAGGTGAAATCCTTGTCAGAATTCACAGACCTGAAAATCCTGGACCGGACCCAGCTCATTTTGGACATCTTCGCGAGGCACGCCGTCACCCGCGAGGGACGGCTCCAGGTAGAGCTGGCGCAGTTGCGGTATCTGATGCCCCTGCTCAGCCTGCGGCAGACCGCCCTGTCGCGTCTGGCCGGGGGGATTGGCGGTCGGGGCCCCGGCGAAACCCGGCTGGAGATAGACCGGCGCCGCGCGAATGACCGGCTGGCCCGGCTCGAGAGGGAGGTGGAGCGGCTGGGCGGACGGCGGGTGCTGCGCAGGCAGGTGCGCGTGCGCCGCGGGGTGCCGACCGTGGCCGTGGTGGGATACACCAACGCGGGCAAATCCACCCTGCTGAACCAGTTGACTCAAAGCGACGTGGTGGCCAAAGACTTCCTTTTCGCCACGCTGAACCCGGTCTCCCGGCGGCTCCGTTTTCCCCGCGAGCGGGAAGTGATCGTCACCGACACGGTGGGCTTCATCCGCGACCTGCCCAAAACCCTGTTTGCGGCGTTCCGGGCCACCTTCGAGGAAATCCGCGACGCGGACCTGCTGCTTCACGTCATGGACGCGTCCAGCGTGGACCTGGACCAGAAACGGGAAACGGTGCTTTCCCATCTCCGGGAACTGGAATTGGACCAAAAGCCGGCAATCAACGTGTTCAACAAAAGCGACCTCTGCGACGCGGACACACTGGAGGGATTGGCGGCGAGCCACAACGGGGTGGCCGTTTGTGCTTTGGACCGCGCCTCGTTTACC
This window of the Candidatus Hydrogenedentota bacterium genome carries:
- a CDS encoding sugar phosphate isomerase/epimerase encodes the protein MTLRLATGLWVFSNTADRFCAEGYRDMPRTADVLATIAKLKGIKGVEIRQTDITNEMPVKEMKRVLKELGLVCSCVAANLCHSRRFSLAGFGHQHQKTRNAAIDEGRKAVDIARNLGTTEVLLRLYTDGFDYPFHVDYTAHWNTVISSIKTIAKYASPDVNVAIAYKPRDPRKHLTVSSVGKALSMCQEIAMKNVGVGLNFSHAMMAGENPAESIAFLSRASKLFQVYFSDGYPLWDDSMMPGSVHLWETMEALFYLKATKFKGFVTLDILPQRIEPTHALQIAMGNLAILWKKLEKLDMAELRKAQKTLDATESQRIIRRVMLQG